One window of the Acidobacteriota bacterium genome contains the following:
- a CDS encoding peroxiredoxin, protein MSLTVGDTAPDFSADTSQGPINFHEWIGDGWAILFSHPKDFTPVCTTELGYMASLKPEFDRRNCKIIGLSVDPADSHRAWAQDIQDATGHAPNYPIIADTELAIAKLYGMLAADAGESCEGRTPMDNATVRSVFVIGPDKQIRLTITYPMSTGRNFDEVLRVLDSVQLTASHKVATPVNWNHGDKVIILPAVSDEAAREKYPQGWDSPKPYIRFVDQPGD, encoded by the coding sequence ATGTCCCTTACCGTCGGAGACACCGCACCTGATTTTTCGGCCGATACCAGCCAGGGGCCCATCAACTTCCATGAGTGGATCGGCGACGGTTGGGCCATTCTCTTTTCCCATCCCAAGGACTTCACTCCGGTCTGCACCACCGAACTGGGCTACATGGCCAGCCTCAAACCCGAGTTCGACAGGCGCAACTGCAAGATCATCGGATTGAGCGTCGACCCTGCCGACAGTCACCGGGCCTGGGCGCAAGACATCCAGGACGCCACCGGACATGCCCCCAACTACCCCATCATCGCCGACACCGAGCTGGCCATCGCCAAGCTCTACGGCATGCTGGCGGCGGACGCCGGGGAGAGCTGCGAAGGGCGCACCCCCATGGACAACGCCACGGTCCGATCGGTGTTCGTCATCGGACCGGACAAGCAGATCAGGCTGACCATCACCTATCCCATGAGCACGGGCCGCAACTTCGACGAGGTGCTCCGGGTGTTGGACTCGGTGCAGTTGACCGCCAGCCACAAGGTGGCCACGCCGGTGAACTGGAATCACGGAGACAAGGTGATCATCCTGCCGGCGGTTTCGGACGAAGCCGCCCGGGAAAAGTACCCTCAGGGATGGGACTCCCCCAAGCCCTACATCCGTTTCGTCGATCAGCCGGGGGATTGA
- a CDS encoding Gfo/Idh/MocA family oxidoreductase, with translation MHKRQPVRWGIIGAGDISHRVMAPAMRATECSELVAVMRTTQAGAEEFAREHGARSAYDNVESLVRDPEVEAVYVSTPVDRHCPDTLAAAAHGKHVLCEKPLALSVAEGEAMRQACRAAGVTFMTCYYQRFSARHSKIREIIQRGGIGRVTAVRWNFSGRYPSGREIWQHDPARAGGGPFTDLGTHGVDLMRFLVGEIVAVAAFVDTLVESYAVEDTASALLKFASGAQGVATAHWSTGDPDEHRNSYIEILGTDGVILSSPLHDKFSRGRLVVATEDGETSYDFDQSTHALVLEEFAAALAEGREPSITIEDGIRAQQTVEAVYESGRSGRVVELPVPPG, from the coding sequence ATGCATAAAAGACAGCCGGTACGATGGGGCATCATCGGCGCCGGAGACATCTCTCACCGGGTGATGGCGCCGGCCATGCGCGCCACCGAGTGCAGCGAGTTGGTGGCCGTGATGCGGACCACCCAGGCCGGGGCCGAGGAGTTCGCCCGCGAGCACGGGGCCCGGAGCGCCTATGACAACGTGGAGTCCCTGGTCCGCGACCCGGAGGTGGAGGCCGTTTACGTCTCGACGCCCGTCGATCGACACTGTCCCGACACACTGGCGGCGGCGGCCCACGGAAAACACGTCTTGTGCGAAAAGCCGCTGGCCCTGAGCGTGGCCGAGGGAGAGGCCATGCGGCAGGCCTGCCGGGCTGCCGGGGTCACCTTCATGACCTGCTACTACCAACGCTTCAGCGCCCGGCACAGCAAGATCAGGGAGATCATTCAGCGGGGCGGCATCGGCCGCGTCACCGCCGTCCGCTGGAACTTCTCGGGACGGTACCCCTCGGGCCGGGAAATCTGGCAACACGATCCGGCCCGGGCCGGGGGCGGTCCCTTCACCGACCTGGGCACCCACGGCGTCGACCTGATGCGCTTCCTGGTGGGAGAGATCGTGGCCGTCGCCGCGTTCGTGGACACCCTGGTGGAGAGCTACGCCGTCGAGGACACGGCCAGCGCTCTCCTCAAGTTCGCCAGCGGCGCGCAGGGCGTGGCCACGGCCCATTGGAGCACGGGAGACCCGGACGAGCACCGGAACTCGTACATCGAGATCCTGGGCACCGACGGCGTGATCCTCTCCTCCCCCCTGCACGACAAGTTCTCCCGGGGCCGGCTGGTGGTGGCCACCGAGGACGGCGAAACCTCCTACGACTTCGATCAGAGCACCCACGCCCTGGTGCTGGAGGAGTTCGCCGCCGCGCTCGCCGAAGGGCGAGAGCCGTCCATCACCATCGAAGACGGCATCCGCGCCCAGCAGACCGTGGAGGCGGTCTATGAATCGGGACGATCCGGCCGCGTCGTCGAGCTTCCGGTTCCGCCTGGGTGA
- a CDS encoding heparinase II/III family protein yields the protein MTLLTPKWSRDLRARAAHPKLAAAREALDAQLEGYQSSLPPVPDQQAGYYHDFFCAEHATQLLFDPGSPRRHVCPVDGAVFSGEPYDSAWLWSVNDRLSDAALKFAFRSHLESGTSRAGSDAAEAARILETYARRYLRLKPAPTVYEEEPGIATWQNLDESVWIARLCWAYALLAETLSDETRELVTRRLFRPAATHIRRVRCREIHNVSNWNNAALATLARVLEDDRLLEEALRGDLGLAAQLEQGVTGEGLWWEVSLSYHFYSLDAIVRTLRILKATGESFDDGGVVRRMFLAPIQVSLPDLKLPSVNDCWHFIGLEEKVGHGIPDADGFYETAYSWFRDPGFAWILEQNYRSRPRTCFEALLDGVPVIPGGDPPDRDSRLFPEAGLALLRGGGSRQRRNYLLLKAGRHGGVHGHRDQLRIQMCGSGSPLIPDLGTPGYGIELNHTWYQQTASHATVLVDGESQPPTRGRLDRFSEEDGFTRVDASAAWEEGAYAGVRMRRTLLWRDTYFVDLFQVLCPAKRDLYWVCHVDGELVRGASDLQPTAPLSGGGGLRHVRLDGDTPESPDSRLRWRYPAGSLDLHLAGPFGRLLVGDAPSNPAGQRLSTVIRHHRADRTVFASVFALGGMDHDPAIREVSGSWRDEDAWRLTLSTPAGPEEWRAAAHTGQIQLMKKGDGTHA from the coding sequence GTGACCCTGTTGACGCCGAAATGGAGCCGGGACCTTCGGGCTCGGGCGGCTCACCCCAAACTGGCCGCCGCCCGGGAAGCCCTCGACGCTCAACTGGAGGGCTATCAGAGTTCCCTGCCTCCGGTGCCGGATCAACAGGCGGGCTACTACCACGACTTCTTCTGCGCCGAGCACGCCACCCAGCTTCTGTTCGACCCCGGCAGCCCCCGGCGCCACGTCTGCCCCGTGGACGGCGCCGTCTTCAGCGGCGAGCCCTACGACAGCGCCTGGCTCTGGTCGGTGAACGACAGGCTCAGCGACGCGGCCCTCAAGTTCGCCTTCCGGTCGCACCTGGAATCGGGGACGAGCCGGGCCGGTTCCGACGCCGCCGAGGCGGCCCGAATCCTGGAGACCTACGCCCGCCGTTACCTGCGCCTGAAACCGGCGCCGACGGTCTACGAAGAGGAGCCGGGGATCGCCACCTGGCAGAACCTGGACGAATCGGTCTGGATCGCCCGCCTCTGCTGGGCGTACGCCCTGCTTGCGGAGACGCTCTCCGACGAGACCCGGGAGTTGGTGACGCGGCGGCTCTTCCGGCCGGCGGCCACCCACATCCGGCGGGTCCGGTGCCGGGAGATCCACAACGTCAGCAATTGGAACAACGCCGCTCTGGCGACGCTGGCCCGAGTCCTGGAGGACGACCGGCTGCTGGAGGAGGCTCTGCGGGGGGATTTGGGGCTGGCGGCCCAGTTGGAGCAGGGGGTCACCGGAGAGGGACTCTGGTGGGAAGTCTCCCTGAGCTATCACTTCTACAGTCTGGACGCCATCGTCAGGACCCTGCGCATCCTCAAGGCCACGGGAGAATCCTTCGATGACGGCGGCGTGGTACGGCGCATGTTCCTGGCCCCCATTCAGGTCTCGCTTCCCGACCTGAAGCTGCCATCCGTCAACGACTGCTGGCACTTCATCGGCCTGGAAGAGAAAGTCGGCCATGGAATCCCCGACGCCGACGGCTTTTACGAAACCGCGTATTCGTGGTTCCGCGACCCGGGCTTTGCCTGGATACTGGAGCAGAACTACCGCTCCCGTCCCCGCACCTGCTTCGAAGCCTTGCTGGACGGAGTTCCAGTGATTCCCGGCGGGGATCCTCCCGACCGGGACAGCCGCCTGTTCCCGGAGGCGGGGCTCGCCCTCCTTCGCGGAGGCGGGTCCCGGCAGCGTCGGAACTACCTTCTTCTGAAAGCGGGCCGCCACGGGGGAGTCCACGGACACCGGGACCAGTTGCGGATCCAAATGTGCGGCTCCGGATCGCCGCTCATTCCCGATCTGGGGACGCCCGGGTACGGCATCGAGCTCAACCACACCTGGTACCAACAGACGGCCAGCCACGCCACGGTGCTGGTGGACGGCGAGTCGCAGCCTCCGACCCGAGGCCGGCTCGACCGGTTCTCGGAAGAGGACGGTTTCACACGGGTCGACGCTTCGGCCGCCTGGGAGGAAGGCGCCTACGCCGGCGTGCGGATGAGGCGCACCCTGCTCTGGCGGGACACCTATTTCGTCGACCTGTTTCAGGTCCTCTGCCCTGCAAAACGGGACCTCTACTGGGTCTGTCATGTCGATGGCGAACTGGTGCGCGGAGCGTCGGACTTGCAACCCACCGCGCCGCTGTCCGGCGGGGGCGGCCTCCGGCACGTCCGGCTGGACGGGGACACGCCGGAGTCCCCGGATTCCCGATTGCGCTGGCGTTATCCGGCCGGTTCGCTCGACCTGCACCTGGCCGGTCCCTTCGGGCGCCTGCTGGTGGGCGACGCTCCTTCCAACCCTGCCGGTCAGCGGCTCTCCACCGTCATCCGGCACCACAGGGCGGATCGTACGGTCTTCGCCTCCGTCTTCGCTCTCGGCGGGATGGATCACGACCCGGCGATCAGGGAGGTGTCCGGCAGTTGGCGGGACGAGGACGCCTGGAGACTGACCTTGTCTACTCCGGCCGGCCCGGAAGAATGGCGGGCCGCCGCCCATACCGGCCAAATCCAACTCATGAAAAAGGGGGATGGCACCCATGCATAA
- a CDS encoding glycosyltransferase family 4 protein, translated as MRVAFYYHQDRPLPPDHEGSNPYGALLTEALERHGAQVEYTRDYSAGYLRGNSGRIQVLHFHWPHHDYFHPDYRIMQERMREMAASLELARELGYKIVWTAHNIYPHNRLHRSIDHEFRLEICRLADAVIAHCPVNAHGVKERFGRTRRVFIIPHGHFIDVYRTDFTREEARRELEVPQHAFAYGFIGGILPYKGIEELISAFERLSTEDSWLLLAGGGPGDFPERIRRRVAGRPRIVSKIVDGDMQATNRDLLLFLEASDVAVLPFRATMTSGSVILALSRARPVIAPALGCLPTVVSPGAGRLYDPGQEEPLLRAMEEVRAWDQDAASEAALECVRRFDWDRIAEQTLEAYRT; from the coding sequence GTGCGTGTCGCCTTCTACTACCATCAGGACCGGCCGCTTCCTCCCGATCATGAAGGGAGCAATCCCTACGGCGCCCTGCTCACCGAGGCCCTGGAGCGCCACGGCGCTCAGGTGGAGTACACCCGGGACTACAGCGCCGGATACCTGCGCGGGAACAGCGGCCGGATCCAGGTGCTTCATTTCCATTGGCCCCACCATGACTATTTCCACCCGGACTACCGGATCATGCAGGAACGGATGCGGGAGATGGCGGCGTCACTGGAGCTGGCCCGCGAACTGGGCTACAAGATCGTCTGGACCGCCCACAACATCTATCCCCACAACCGGCTTCATCGATCCATCGACCACGAGTTCCGGCTCGAGATCTGCCGACTGGCCGACGCCGTCATCGCCCACTGCCCGGTCAACGCCCACGGGGTGAAGGAGCGCTTCGGACGGACTCGCCGGGTCTTCATCATTCCCCACGGGCATTTCATCGACGTCTACCGGACGGACTTCACACGCGAAGAAGCCCGGAGAGAGTTGGAGGTCCCGCAACACGCCTTCGCCTACGGATTCATCGGCGGCATCCTGCCTTACAAGGGGATCGAGGAGTTGATCTCCGCGTTCGAGCGGCTCTCGACAGAGGACTCCTGGCTGCTGCTGGCCGGCGGTGGTCCCGGCGACTTTCCGGAGCGGATCCGCCGCCGCGTCGCGGGGCGTCCCCGGATCGTCTCCAAGATCGTCGACGGCGACATGCAGGCCACGAACCGGGACCTCCTCCTGTTTCTGGAAGCCAGCGACGTGGCGGTGCTCCCCTTCCGGGCCACCATGACCTCGGGAAGCGTCATTTTGGCCCTTTCCCGGGCCCGCCCCGTCATCGCTCCGGCGCTGGGCTGCCTCCCGACGGTCGTTTCGCCCGGAGCCGGACGGCTCTATGATCCGGGACAGGAGGAGCCGTTGCTGCGAGCCATGGAAGAGGTTCGTGCCTGGGACCAGGACGCCGCCTCGGAGGCCGCCCTGGAGTGCGTCCGGCGCTTCGACTGGGACCGGATCGCCGAACAGACCCTGGAGGCGTATCGAACGTGA
- a CDS encoding aldo/keto reductase: MEYRRLGRTDLQVSAIGFGGATFGREIDQPTAWMLLDRALERGITLIDTAESYSKRESERMIGEWLQARGTRQQIVLATKCGFTGPLDGPKVTQKIEQSLRTLQTDVIDLFQLHHWPLEGDPVDEILEAFSGAVEQGKVRYLGLSNSAAWQLCKALWTQDKNGWARFDSIQPQYNLSDRSMEAEMAPLCRDQGLGILSYSPLGGGFLAGKYSPSGPLPPGTRFDLARDWQDDYFHPRAFSLVERMRAVSQETGRSMVDLALAWALFQPQITSVLIGGRRPGHIDQAFGTLAAGLSPELRDRLDRVSDPTTFG, from the coding sequence ATGGAATACAGACGTCTTGGAAGAACCGATCTCCAGGTAAGCGCCATCGGCTTTGGCGGCGCCACCTTCGGCCGCGAAATCGACCAGCCCACCGCCTGGATGCTGCTGGACCGGGCGTTGGAACGGGGGATCACCCTCATCGACACCGCCGAGTCCTACAGCAAGAGGGAGTCGGAGCGGATGATCGGCGAGTGGCTGCAGGCGCGAGGCACCCGGCAGCAGATCGTCCTGGCAACCAAGTGCGGTTTCACCGGACCGCTGGACGGGCCCAAGGTGACGCAGAAGATCGAGCAGAGCCTCCGGACGCTGCAGACCGACGTCATCGACCTGTTCCAACTCCACCACTGGCCCCTGGAGGGAGATCCGGTGGACGAGATCCTGGAGGCCTTCTCCGGAGCCGTGGAGCAGGGCAAGGTGCGCTACCTGGGCCTCAGCAACTCGGCCGCGTGGCAGTTGTGCAAGGCGCTCTGGACCCAGGACAAGAACGGCTGGGCCCGATTCGACTCCATCCAGCCCCAGTACAACCTTTCGGACCGGTCCATGGAGGCGGAGATGGCGCCCCTCTGCCGGGACCAGGGATTGGGCATTCTCTCCTACAGTCCCCTGGGAGGCGGTTTTTTGGCCGGCAAGTATTCGCCCTCGGGACCGCTGCCGCCGGGAACCCGTTTTGATCTGGCCAGGGACTGGCAGGACGACTACTTCCACCCGCGGGCCTTTTCGCTGGTGGAACGCATGAGGGCGGTGTCGCAGGAAACGGGGCGGTCCATGGTGGATCTGGCCCTGGCCTGGGCGCTGTTCCAACCTCAGATCACGTCGGTCCTGATCGGCGGCAGGCGGCCCGGCCACATCGACCAGGCGTTCGGCACTCTCGCCGCGGGCCTGAGCCCGGAGTTGCGGGACCGGTTGGACCGGGTCTCCGACCCCACCACCTTCGGCTGA
- a CDS encoding sodium/solute symporter (Members of the Solute:Sodium Symporter (SSS), TC 2.A.21 as described in tcdb.org, catalyze solute:Na+ symport. Known solutes for members of the family include sugars, amino acids, nucleosides, inositols, vitamins, urea or anions, depending on the system.) — MQLHFADHVVLVAYLGAMMFLGWRLSRGQKTGEEYFLGGRRLPWFAVGISIIASLLSSISFLAYPGVVWRFGFGNLMSTFLGFPLHVLFILLLTIPFFVRFRFTTAYEYLEHRYGLSARLLGASMFLMFVSVLMMVIVLVSSRALAVATGIPLIVIIFTVGVVATIYTMMGGIRAVVWTDVIQVALLLGGGFFTIGYVAWATGTNLFDWMEVVNARDNESFTFFSPDPTLPATVVTFTLTDALWIVVAHCANQMTMQRYFSTVNVEASKRSFVTGAVTGVIIILVLTIVGASLVYYFTQGPEPLPGHIDLASGKDRDSIFPFFVASRVPAGLAGLIFAALLAAAMSTIDSGVNSFATVATVDFGRLRKKKKPVDEVRQARIITLVVGLAVTMGALFLDNLTGSDDILTILPKTFNALVGPMGGLFLAGMFLPRAGLRTVWPAAIIGFTTSLVVAYSQPLLQSLDPSTQQTLVAVLGDSFGPRLIEKGMGFTWIMPTSFVASFGTAWILSLIFPNRNQDRLAGLTWKTRHEKTWLTS; from the coding sequence ATGCAGTTGCACTTCGCCGATCATGTGGTCCTGGTGGCCTATCTGGGAGCCATGATGTTTCTGGGTTGGCGCCTCTCCCGGGGCCAGAAGACCGGCGAGGAATACTTCCTGGGCGGACGGCGGCTTCCCTGGTTCGCCGTGGGCATCAGCATCATCGCTTCCCTGCTCTCCAGCATCAGCTTCCTGGCCTATCCCGGCGTCGTCTGGCGTTTCGGTTTCGGAAACCTGATGAGCACCTTCCTCGGGTTTCCCCTCCACGTGTTGTTCATCCTGCTGCTGACCATCCCCTTCTTCGTCCGGTTCCGCTTCACCACCGCCTACGAATACCTGGAGCACCGTTACGGCCTGTCGGCGAGGCTCCTGGGCGCTTCCATGTTCCTGATGTTCGTATCGGTGCTGATGATGGTGATCGTCCTGGTCTCGTCCCGGGCCCTGGCCGTGGCCACCGGAATTCCCCTGATTGTCATCATCTTCACCGTGGGCGTCGTGGCCACGATCTACACCATGATGGGCGGGATCCGGGCCGTGGTCTGGACCGACGTGATCCAGGTGGCGCTGCTCCTGGGCGGCGGCTTCTTCACCATCGGCTACGTGGCCTGGGCCACCGGCACCAACCTCTTCGACTGGATGGAGGTGGTCAACGCCCGGGACAACGAGAGCTTCACCTTCTTCTCCCCCGATCCCACCCTGCCCGCGACGGTGGTCACCTTCACCTTGACCGACGCGCTCTGGATCGTCGTCGCCCACTGCGCCAACCAGATGACCATGCAGCGCTACTTCAGCACGGTGAACGTCGAGGCCAGCAAGCGGAGTTTCGTCACCGGGGCGGTCACCGGCGTGATCATCATCCTGGTCCTCACCATCGTGGGCGCCAGCCTGGTCTACTACTTCACCCAGGGACCCGAGCCCCTTCCCGGTCACATCGACCTGGCCAGCGGCAAGGACCGCGACAGCATCTTCCCCTTCTTCGTGGCCTCCCGAGTCCCGGCCGGCCTGGCCGGCCTCATCTTCGCCGCATTGCTGGCGGCGGCCATGTCCACCATCGATTCGGGGGTGAACTCCTTCGCCACGGTGGCCACCGTGGACTTCGGACGCCTTCGAAAGAAGAAGAAACCCGTCGACGAGGTCCGCCAGGCCCGCATCATCACACTGGTGGTTGGATTGGCGGTGACCATGGGGGCCCTGTTCCTGGACAACCTCACCGGCTCGGACGACATACTCACCATCCTGCCCAAGACCTTCAACGCCCTGGTCGGTCCCATGGGCGGGCTGTTCCTGGCCGGGATGTTTCTCCCCCGCGCCGGCCTCCGAACCGTCTGGCCCGCGGCCATCATCGGCTTCACGACATCCCTGGTTGTCGCGTATTCCCAACCCCTGCTCCAGTCTCTCGACCCGTCGACCCAGCAGACCCTGGTGGCGGTGCTGGGAGACAGTTTCGGTCCGCGGCTCATCGAGAAGGGGATGGGATTCACCTGGATCATGCCCACCTCCTTTGTCGCCAGCTTCGGCACGGCCTGGATTCTGAGCCTGATCTTTCCCAACCGGAACCAGGACCGCCTGGCCGGACTGACCTGGAAGACCCGGCACGAGAAGACCTGGCTGACTTCGTAG